A single Halarcobacter anaerophilus DNA region contains:
- the tilS gene encoding tRNA lysidine(34) synthetase TilS: protein MKLQINTINTSRNLLAFSGGVDSSALFFILLENNIPFDLAIVNYNVREQSKQEVEYAKFLAKKYNKKIYLKDVKFEDNSNFEKKARDSRYSFFEKIIEENSYETLITAHQLNDKLEWFFMQLSRGAGLIELISFEEITKKETYRIYRPLLNITKEELKTYLKENSIKYFVDETNFDERYRRNYFRKNFSDNFLKEFKEGVKRSFEYLKEDINSLNIEEKALLKEKELEVFKNLNDDNLNIRNIDLSLKKRGILLTKAQRDEILKQKELVISHKISINITTKYIFISPYEKEIMPKDFKEKCRVNKIPKNIRAYIFKEKINKIFDLMF from the coding sequence ATGAAACTACAAATCAATACAATCAACACTTCAAGAAATCTTTTAGCTTTTTCAGGAGGTGTTGATTCTTCTGCTTTGTTTTTTATTCTATTAGAAAACAATATCCCTTTTGACTTGGCGATTGTAAATTATAATGTAAGAGAGCAATCCAAACAAGAAGTTGAATATGCAAAATTTTTGGCAAAAAAATATAATAAAAAAATCTATTTAAAAGATGTGAAATTTGAAGATAATTCAAATTTTGAAAAAAAAGCAAGAGACAGTAGATACTCTTTTTTTGAAAAAATTATAGAAGAGAACAGCTATGAAACTTTGATTACTGCACATCAGTTAAATGATAAATTGGAGTGGTTTTTTATGCAGTTAAGCCGTGGAGCGGGACTTATCGAACTAATCTCTTTTGAAGAGATTACAAAAAAAGAGACTTACCGAATTTACAGACCTCTTTTAAATATTACAAAAGAGGAATTAAAAACTTACCTAAAAGAAAACTCAATTAAATACTTTGTTGATGAAACAAATTTTGATGAGAGATATAGAAGAAACTATTTTAGAAAGAACTTTTCGGATAATTTTTTAAAAGAGTTTAAAGAGGGTGTAAAAAGAAGTTTTGAGTATCTAAAAGAAGATATAAACTCTTTAAATATTGAAGAGAAGGCATTATTAAAAGAAAAAGAGTTAGAAGTTTTTAAAAATCTAAATGATGATAATTTAAATATAAGAAATATAGATTTATCTTTAAAAAAAAGAGGTATACTTTTAACCAAAGCCCAAAGAGATGAGATTTTAAAGCAAAAAGAGTTGGTGATTTCTCATAAAATTTCTATAAATATTACTACAAAATATATTTTTATTTCACCTTATGAAAAAGAGATAATGCCAAAAGATTTTAAAGAGAAGTGTAGAGTTAATAAAATTCCCAAAAATATAAGAGCTTATATTTTCAAAGAAAAAATTAATAAAATATTCGATTTAATGTTTTAG
- the fliS gene encoding flagellar export chaperone FliS: MSDDPYLLILKLYEGLLKYLSFVKAAMESGDIEAKFKYINKSVSIFDELRNVLDFEGGDVSYYLDGLYLYQIETLFSAGIDDNINSVNQVMKVVQGLIEAWKEETGL, translated from the coding sequence GTGTCTGATGATCCATATTTATTAATTCTAAAGCTATATGAAGGATTGCTGAAATATTTATCTTTTGTAAAAGCTGCAATGGAAAGTGGTGATATAGAAGCTAAATTCAAATACATTAATAAATCGGTTTCAATCTTTGATGAGCTTAGAAATGTACTTGATTTTGAAGGTGGTGATGTTTCATACTATTTAGATGGATTATATCTTTATCAAATTGAAACTTTATTTAGTGCCGGAATAGATGATAATATTAATTCGGTAAATCAAGTTATGAAAGTTGTACAAGGTTTAATTGAAGCATGGAAAGAGGAAACTGGTCTATAA
- a CDS encoding flagellar basal body L-ring protein FlgH — protein sequence MRIKYFLPFLLIFSFVGCGQDPEIKFTKPKIQVPKEQPIVKRNKGSLYAVKGSSLFADKKDLQIGDIIQVQIDESLYSNSHNKRELSNDRNSSLGGGVVTAGQNNGLASKIAKSLNPVTNLGFESNSSVENDGEVKTKLDETFSTSVSAIIEETYQNGNYYISGTKEILIDGQKQSLTLTGVIRPYDITSDNSVDSSQIANLKILYEKDGEEQDVMHVPWGLKIIQLFWPF from the coding sequence ATGCGAATTAAATATTTTCTGCCTTTTCTTCTAATCTTCTCTTTTGTTGGATGCGGACAAGATCCTGAAATTAAATTTACAAAACCTAAAATACAAGTTCCAAAAGAACAACCTATAGTAAAAAGAAATAAAGGGTCTTTATATGCCGTAAAAGGTTCATCTTTATTTGCGGATAAAAAAGATTTGCAAATAGGCGATATCATACAAGTTCAAATTGATGAGTCTTTATATTCAAATAGCCATAACAAAAGAGAATTATCAAATGACAGGAATAGCTCTTTAGGCGGCGGTGTTGTAACTGCCGGACAAAATAACGGATTGGCTTCAAAAATAGCAAAAAGTTTAAATCCTGTTACGAACTTGGGATTTGAATCAAACTCTAGTGTAGAAAATGATGGTGAAGTAAAAACAAAATTAGATGAAACGTTCTCAACAAGCGTATCTGCAATAATTGAAGAGACTTATCAAAACGGAAACTACTACATAAGCGGAACAAAAGAGATACTTATTGACGGACAAAAACAGTCTTTAACTCTTACGGGTGTTATTAGACCTTATGATATAACTTCGGATAATTCAGTAGACTCCTCTCAAATAGCAAATTTAAAAATTCTGTATGAAAAAGACGGTGAGGAACAAGATGTTATGCATGTACCTTGGGGATTAAAAATTATCCAATTATTCTGGCCTTTTTAA
- a CDS encoding flagellar basal body-associated FliL family protein, which produces MADNQEANQSGGGKGLIIVLVVLVVLLLVAVGVGGYMLYSSGVLSGQQQNNQEQVQDSQKANPGEMFKASINDLVLNITNAKGREKLMKLSFSVKSTEPTIESIVEEYKPEIVDAVIAQVSSRSSEELLTVGGKALLKEELLDEINSILNEVTSNSDIQKDCVKQILFTSFVIK; this is translated from the coding sequence ATGGCTGATAATCAAGAAGCAAATCAATCTGGCGGAGGAAAAGGTTTAATAATAGTACTTGTAGTACTCGTAGTACTTCTATTAGTTGCGGTAGGAGTGGGTGGATATATGTTGTATTCAAGCGGAGTATTAAGCGGACAACAACAAAATAATCAAGAACAAGTACAAGATAGCCAAAAAGCAAATCCGGGTGAAATGTTTAAAGCAAGCATAAATGATTTGGTGTTGAATATTACAAATGCAAAAGGTAGAGAAAAACTTATGAAACTATCTTTTTCCGTAAAAAGTACGGAACCTACAATTGAGTCAATCGTTGAAGAGTATAAACCTGAAATTGTAGATGCAGTTATTGCCCAAGTTAGCTCAAGAAGTTCGGAAGAACTTTTAACTGTCGGCGGTAAAGCCCTTCTTAAAGAGGAGTTATTAGATGAGATTAACTCAATTTTAAATGAAGTTACTTCAAATAGTGATATTCAAAAAGATTGCGTTAAACAAATATTGTTTACCTCTTTTGTTATAAAATAA
- a CDS encoding MotE family protein, translating to MRLLIILLFVIFNLEAQEVSSATLIKQKIEIKELKKDLNNFYNKKEKEYQTRKKELETLLSKIEKEKNEIQSLRDENRELLSNIKGEVENKTAKIYNKMKPKIAANIFNQMISEGKIEDVFDIILRLKDSKVTSLMKYISPMNASMLTQMLQDYKENNNNEG from the coding sequence ATGAGATTATTAATTATTCTTCTTTTTGTTATTTTTAATTTAGAAGCACAAGAAGTAAGTAGTGCAACTTTAATAAAACAGAAAATAGAGATAAAAGAGTTAAAAAAAGATTTAAATAATTTTTATAATAAAAAAGAGAAAGAGTATCAAACAAGAAAAAAAGAGCTTGAAACTTTATTATCTAAAATTGAAAAAGAGAAGAATGAAATACAATCTCTAAGAGATGAAAATAGAGAACTTTTAAGTAATATAAAAGGTGAAGTTGAAAATAAAACGGCGAAAATATATAATAAAATGAAACCGAAAATTGCAGCTAATATTTTCAATCAAATGATTAGTGAGGGAAAAATTGAAGATGTTTTTGATATAATTTTGAGATTAAAAGATAGTAAAGTAACATCTTTAATGAAATATATAAGTCCTATGAATGCCTCGATGCTAACACAAATGTTACAGGACTATAAAGAAAATAACAATAATGAAGGGTAA
- a CDS encoding flagellar biosynthetic protein FliQ: MDLIGIAENTVKIILILGLPSLIVSMVIGLIISIFQAVTQVSDASLSFVPKIIFVSVFVLISLPWIGDHIETYTKDLWDIILTFGQ; the protein is encoded by the coding sequence ATGGATTTAATAGGTATTGCGGAAAACACAGTTAAAATCATTCTAATTTTAGGATTACCTTCATTAATCGTAAGTATGGTAATAGGGCTTATTATTTCTATATTCCAAGCAGTAACTCAGGTCTCTGACGCATCTTTGTCTTTTGTTCCTAAGATTATATTTGTTTCGGTATTTGTTCTTATCTCTTTACCTTGGATCGGTGATCATATTGAGACTTATACCAAAGATTTATGGGATATAATTTTAACTTTTGGGCAGTAA
- a CDS encoding flagellar basal body P-ring protein FlgI: protein MRFLILIILIVNSVFAVTIKDISNIVGIRDNQLIGYGLVVGLAGTGDKSQFTMQSLQNLLRNSYIKIPTSSIKSKNIAAVMVTADLPAFSRQGDKIKIKISAIGDAKSIDHGELLLTQLKAVDGQVYALAQGTIVADSKNSTTGFIYDGATIENEVEYSLRGEDSVTLSLLKNDAKQAYEVQKRINEKFGERLAVATDTRTVDVRKPKDISIVKFISDIQSIELDSDFKKKIIIDMQRETIIAGADIVIDPVTVAKENFTIRIKKSPLDDTQWEDKGLNPGRDIGDDVVLDNKPTAVNIDNTLLNSKKQPTVSDLVRAMKVMKVPMTDIIETIKMIRDLGALNVEVEIRG from the coding sequence TTGAGATTTCTAATACTAATTATTCTAATTGTCAATTCAGTTTTTGCTGTAACAATTAAGGATATATCAAATATTGTGGGAATTAGAGATAACCAACTTATTGGTTATGGTCTAGTAGTAGGTTTAGCAGGGACAGGAGACAAATCCCAGTTTACTATGCAAAGCCTTCAAAACCTGCTTAGAAATTCATATATAAAAATCCCTACCTCATCAATAAAGTCAAAGAATATTGCAGCTGTTATGGTAACGGCAGATTTACCGGCTTTTTCTAGGCAAGGGGATAAAATAAAAATAAAAATATCGGCAATAGGCGATGCAAAATCAATTGACCACGGAGAGCTTCTTCTTACTCAGCTAAAAGCCGTAGACGGACAAGTTTATGCTTTGGCTCAAGGAACTATCGTAGCTGATTCAAAAAACAGTACGACAGGTTTTATTTATGACGGAGCAACAATAGAAAATGAAGTAGAATACTCTTTAAGAGGAGAAGATTCCGTAACATTAAGTCTTCTAAAAAATGATGCCAAACAAGCTTATGAAGTCCAAAAAAGAATAAATGAAAAATTCGGTGAAAGACTTGCCGTAGCTACAGATACAAGAACTGTGGATGTAAGAAAACCTAAAGATATTTCAATTGTTAAATTTATTTCAGACATCCAAAGTATAGAATTGGATTCGGATTTTAAAAAGAAAATTATAATTGATATGCAAAGAGAGACTATTATAGCAGGAGCCGATATTGTTATAGATCCTGTAACTGTTGCAAAAGAGAACTTTACGATTAGAATTAAAAAATCACCTCTTGATGATACGCAGTGGGAGGACAAAGGTTTAAATCCGGGAAGAGATATAGGGGATGATGTAGTTTTAGATAATAAACCTACGGCTGTTAATATCGATAATACTTTGCTAAACAGTAAAAAACAGCCTACGGTTTCAGATTTAGTAAGAGCGATGAAAGTAATGAAAGTGCCGATGACTGACATTATAGAAACCATAAAAATGATAAGAGATCTCGGCGCATTAAACGTAGAAGTGGAGATAAGAGGATAA
- the fliM gene encoding flagellar motor switch protein FliM: protein MAEFLSQDEIDALLDIAEAGEEIDPDSEEQIISKEKNYSIYDFKKPNRISNEQFKAFSTLHDKMLRDLITDLSAMLRKVVDIKLYSIEQMTYGEFILSIPQLTSLNTLSIKPLDGRIVVECNPGISHKIIAELLGSGAVAANDNLDRELTEIEVNIFEHFYKMFVKHMYRAWEEVTTLNFKIESRDTNANAIQIISDHEIVLLVVLEITIDEESGFLSICYPIAYIEPLLNKIVEKMFNEGKNKKASRKPDITTLISGAKMKVEAIMAETELTAGDLLKLKPEDIIVFNKNATSSASKIYINGTEKFLGVSGISNNRKAIQMQTNIDHEKQETLEILRNMREERIKRSEESNANIKRLLKERNEASSARSHS from the coding sequence ATGGCTGAGTTTTTAAGTCAAGATGAAATTGATGCCCTGTTAGATATTGCAGAAGCAGGAGAAGAGATTGATCCGGATTCTGAAGAACAGATTATATCTAAAGAGAAAAATTACTCAATTTATGATTTTAAAAAACCTAATAGAATTTCAAATGAGCAGTTTAAGGCCTTTTCTACACTGCATGATAAAATGTTACGGGATTTAATTACAGATCTCTCTGCAATGTTAAGAAAAGTTGTCGATATAAAACTTTATTCAATAGAGCAGATGACTTACGGAGAATTTATTCTTTCAATTCCTCAATTAACTTCATTAAATACTTTATCTATAAAACCTTTAGACGGAAGAATTGTTGTTGAATGTAATCCCGGAATTTCCCATAAAATTATTGCCGAACTTTTAGGTTCGGGGGCAGTTGCTGCTAATGATAATTTAGATAGAGAGTTAACGGAGATAGAAGTAAATATTTTTGAACACTTTTATAAAATGTTTGTTAAACATATGTATAGAGCTTGGGAAGAGGTTACGACTTTAAATTTTAAAATAGAATCAAGAGATACAAATGCAAATGCGATTCAAATTATTTCCGACCATGAAATCGTACTTTTGGTTGTACTTGAAATTACAATTGATGAAGAATCAGGCTTTTTGTCAATTTGCTATCCTATTGCATATATTGAACCCTTATTAAATAAAATCGTCGAAAAAATGTTTAATGAAGGTAAAAATAAAAAAGCAAGTAGAAAGCCTGATATTACCACACTTATTTCCGGTGCGAAAATGAAAGTTGAAGCTATTATGGCAGAGACTGAATTAACAGCAGGGGATCTTTTAAAACTAAAACCTGAAGATATAATAGTATTTAATAAAAATGCAACTTCATCTGCTTCTAAGATATATATAAACGGTACAGAAAAATTTTTAGGAGTATCCGGAATATCTAATAATAGAAAAGCTATTCAGATGCAGACAAATATAGATCATGAGAAACAAGAGACATTAGAAATTTTAAGAAATATGAGAGAAGAGAGAATAAAAAGATCAGAAGAGTCAAATGCAAATATAAAAAGACTTCTTAAAGAGAGAAATGAAGCCTCTTCGGCTAGATCTCACTCATAA
- the pyrC gene encoding dihydroorotase, whose product MQTFTINSALDMHLHLRDEEMLKLVAPLTSKTFAAALIMPNLVPPVTTKEALLGYKERIKEACKKDDFEPKMTLFFKNDYSYEFLKDIKDEIIALKLYPAGITTNSETGVSSMDVESLRPTLESMSKLNIPLCIHGETNGFVMDREKEFMPIYESIASSFPDLKIIMEHITTKDAVKLLDKYENLYATVTLHHLLITLDDLAGGMLKPHLFCKPIAKRPEDRSALLEAALNAHPKLMFGSDSAPHPKHKKECCGCAAGVFTSPIALQVLTELFDKNNKLENLNSFISLNAQRIYNFKAKEKAIKLVKKEFIVPDAYRYNEEIVVPMFAGQSLSWSIEE is encoded by the coding sequence ATGCAGACATTTACTATAAATTCAGCTTTGGATATGCATCTTCATTTAAGAGATGAAGAGATGTTAAAGCTGGTAGCTCCTTTGACTTCAAAAACTTTTGCAGCAGCTTTGATTATGCCTAATCTTGTGCCTCCCGTTACTACAAAAGAGGCACTTTTAGGATATAAAGAAAGAATAAAAGAGGCTTGTAAAAAAGATGATTTTGAGCCTAAAATGACTCTTTTTTTTAAAAATGATTACTCTTATGAGTTTTTAAAAGATATAAAAGATGAAATAATTGCACTTAAACTTTATCCTGCAGGAATCACGACAAATTCCGAAACAGGTGTTTCATCAATGGATGTAGAGAGTTTAAGACCTACGTTAGAGTCAATGAGTAAACTGAATATTCCTCTTTGTATTCATGGTGAGACAAACGGTTTTGTTATGGATAGAGAAAAAGAGTTTATGCCTATTTATGAGTCAATTGCTTCGTCTTTTCCTGATTTGAAAATTATAATGGAGCATATTACCACAAAAGATGCCGTAAAACTTTTGGATAAATATGAAAATCTTTACGCGACTGTAACTTTACACCATCTTTTAATAACACTTGATGATTTAGCAGGAGGAATGTTAAAGCCGCATCTTTTCTGCAAACCCATTGCAAAAAGACCTGAAGATAGAAGTGCTTTATTGGAAGCTGCTTTAAATGCCCATCCAAAACTTATGTTCGGTAGTGATTCAGCTCCGCATCCTAAACATAAAAAAGAGTGCTGCGGTTGTGCTGCAGGAGTTTTTACCTCTCCTATTGCTTTGCAAGTTTTAACCGAACTTTTTGATAAAAACAATAAATTGGAAAATTTAAATAGTTTTATTAGTTTAAATGCTCAAAGAATATATAACTTCAAAGCAAAAGAAAAAGCTATTAAATTGGTAAAAAAAGAGTTTATAGTTCCTGATGCATACAGATATAATGAAGAGATTGTTGTTCCGATGTTTGCAGGGCAGAGCCTGTCTTGGAGTATTGAAGAATAG
- a CDS encoding P-II family nitrogen regulator — MKKIEAVIKPFKLEDVKDALTQAGITGMTVSDVKGYGRQQGHSELYRGAEYVVDFLPKIKVELVVADSDVDSTIDIIINSAKTGKIGDGKIFVSTIEKTVRIRTGEENEDAI, encoded by the coding sequence ATGAAAAAAATCGAAGCAGTAATTAAACCATTTAAATTAGAAGATGTAAAAGATGCCTTAACACAAGCTGGAATTACAGGTATGACTGTATCAGACGTAAAAGGATACGGTAGACAACAAGGTCATTCGGAACTTTATAGAGGTGCTGAATACGTAGTTGATTTTTTACCTAAAATAAAAGTTGAATTAGTTGTTGCAGATTCTGATGTTGATTCTACAATCGATATTATTATAAATTCTGCAAAAACAGGTAAAATAGGTGACGGTAAAATATTTGTATCGACAATTGAAAAAACAGTAAGAATCAGAACAGGAGAAGAGAACGAGGACGCAATATAG
- a CDS encoding ammonium transporter family protein has translation MDLQSINYVIDTFFTIFTMTLIIFMVPGFAMLEAGLVRTKNVSTVLMVNTMIYAVASLAFLLIGYHLAFGDFGSETMSKWAAFLFQMAFVGKVINIMSGGVSERAKIIPLAVFTVIIGALIYPTVVNWSWGNDMLEGTILDITMYDLAGSTVIHSTGGWALLAAILVIGARKGRYPKEGGIRVIPASNIPLVTLGAFLLWIGWFGFNGGSVGTISSKEAANTVALTILNTNTAGLSGAIIVAILMYLMYKKFDITMILNGALGGLVAITAGPDLYNIYTPILIGAIGGVLVVFGVSFFDKLRLDDPVGALSVHLLNGIWGTIAVGIFANNGEDITLLGQIKGVIIVAIFVFVTSYIILYIINKVIPLRANKDEEMEGLDVDECGLEAYPEFKRAF, from the coding sequence ATGGATTTACAATCAATAAATTATGTTATTGATACTTTTTTTACAATCTTTACAATGACATTAATAATATTTATGGTTCCGGGTTTTGCTATGTTAGAAGCAGGGCTTGTCAGAACAAAAAATGTTTCAACGGTGTTAATGGTTAATACGATGATTTATGCAGTAGCATCGCTTGCCTTTTTACTCATAGGATATCATCTTGCCTTTGGCGACTTCGGTAGTGAAACTATGTCAAAGTGGGCTGCATTTTTATTTCAAATGGCATTTGTCGGTAAAGTAATTAATATTATGTCAGGTGGAGTCAGTGAGAGAGCAAAAATTATTCCATTGGCTGTTTTTACAGTTATTATAGGAGCTTTGATTTATCCAACCGTAGTTAATTGGTCATGGGGAAATGATATGCTTGAAGGAACTATTTTGGATATTACTATGTATGATCTTGCAGGTTCAACTGTAATTCACAGTACAGGCGGTTGGGCACTTCTTGCTGCAATATTAGTAATAGGAGCAAGAAAAGGCAGATACCCTAAAGAGGGAGGAATTCGAGTAATTCCCGCTTCAAATATTCCTCTTGTTACTTTGGGTGCTTTTCTTTTATGGATTGGATGGTTTGGATTTAACGGAGGTTCTGTGGGAACAATTTCCTCAAAAGAAGCGGCAAATACGGTTGCTTTAACTATATTAAATACAAATACGGCGGGATTATCAGGAGCAATAATTGTTGCAATATTAATGTATTTGATGTATAAAAAATTTGATATTACAATGATTCTAAACGGAGCTTTAGGAGGATTAGTCGCAATTACCGCAGGTCCTGATTTATATAATATTTATACTCCTATATTAATCGGTGCAATAGGTGGAGTTTTAGTTGTTTTTGGTGTAAGTTTTTTTGATAAATTAAGACTGGATGATCCTGTAGGTGCTCTTTCCGTGCATTTATTAAACGGTATTTGGGGAACGATTGCAGTTGGAATATTTGCAAACAATGGCGAAGATATAACCTTATTAGGACAGATAAAAGGTGTTATTATTGTAGCGATTTTTGTATTTGTTACTTCATATATTATTTTATATATAATTAATAAAGTGATTCCTTTAAGAGCAAATAAAGATGAAGAGATGGAAGGTCTTGATGTTGACGAGTGTGGACTTGAAGCTTATCCTGAATTTAAGAGAGCTTTTTAA
- a CDS encoding P-II family nitrogen regulator — protein MKKIEAIIKPFKLEDVKEALVENGIAGMTVSDVKGYGRQQGHSELYRGAEYVVDFLAKIKIEVIVNDEDVDATLNVIVEAAKTGKIGDGKIFVTPVEEVVRIRTEQRGSEAV, from the coding sequence ATGAAAAAAATAGAAGCAATTATCAAACCTTTTAAACTTGAAGATGTTAAAGAAGCATTGGTAGAAAACGGAATCGCAGGTATGACTGTATCTGATGTAAAAGGATACGGTAGACAACAAGGTCACTCTGAATTATACAGAGGGGCTGAGTATGTAGTTGATTTCTTAGCAAAAATTAAAATTGAAGTAATCGTAAATGATGAAGATGTAGATGCTACACTTAATGTAATTGTAGAAGCTGCAAAAACCGGAAAAATAGGTGATGGTAAAATCTTCGTTACTCCAGTTGAAGAAGTTGTTAGAATCAGAACAGAACAAAGAGGTTCTGAAGCTGTATAA
- the amt gene encoding ammonium transporter — protein sequence MENFADVKYILDGFLFVVMGVLVMWMAAGFAMLESGLTRSKNNATVLTKNIALFAISCIMYYFIGYNLMYGEGSSFMGSFSTISMETGADASYPVPADFFFQVMFVATAASVISGSIAERMKLWPFLIFVVVLSGVIYPIQGHWVWGGTELGGLIAGFSDFAGSTLVHSVGGWAALAGVLILGARKGKYTKDGKVKPIPGSNLTLATLGTFILWMGWFGFNGGSQLALGSKADIEGIALVVADTNMAAAAGAVMAALLTQLLYKKVDLTMVLNGALAGLVSCTAGPDLGMLVAFIEGLVGGAIVVFAVPFFDKLRIDDPVGALSVHLVAGIWGTIAVGIFNPDVTILAQIKGVVVIGAFVFITSFIVWKILDVIMGLRVDEETEITGLDIHETGLECYPEFKKA from the coding sequence ATGGAAAATTTTGCTGATGTAAAATATATTCTTGACGGATTCTTATTTGTTGTAATGGGAGTCTTAGTAATGTGGATGGCTGCAGGTTTTGCAATGCTTGAGTCTGGTCTTACAAGATCAAAAAATAATGCAACGGTTTTAACTAAAAATATTGCATTGTTTGCAATCTCTTGTATTATGTATTACTTCATAGGTTACAACTTAATGTATGGAGAAGGTTCTTCTTTTATGGGAAGTTTCTCTACTATTAGTATGGAAACTGGTGCGGATGCTTCATATCCGGTACCTGCAGACTTCTTCTTTCAAGTTATGTTCGTAGCTACTGCTGCATCTGTTATTTCAGGATCAATTGCTGAAAGAATGAAATTATGGCCATTTTTAATCTTTGTTGTTGTTTTAAGTGGTGTTATTTATCCAATCCAAGGTCACTGGGTTTGGGGTGGAACTGAACTTGGCGGTTTAATTGCAGGTTTCTCTGATTTTGCCGGTTCTACACTTGTTCACTCTGTCGGTGGATGGGCTGCATTAGCTGGTGTTCTTATCCTTGGAGCTAGAAAAGGTAAATATACAAAAGACGGTAAAGTTAAACCAATCCCTGGTTCAAACTTAACACTTGCTACACTTGGTACATTCATTTTATGGATGGGATGGTTTGGATTTAACGGTGGTTCACAATTAGCATTAGGTTCAAAAGCAGATATTGAAGGTATTGCTTTAGTAGTTGCTGATACAAATATGGCAGCAGCTGCAGGTGCAGTTATGGCAGCTTTATTAACTCAACTACTTTACAAAAAAGTTGATTTAACTATGGTTTTAAACGGTGCTTTAGCAGGACTTGTATCTTGTACTGCGGGACCTGATTTAGGTATGTTAGTTGCATTTATTGAAGGTTTAGTAGGTGGTGCTATTGTTGTATTTGCTGTTCCTTTCTTTGATAAATTAAGAATTGATGATCCAGTTGGTGCTTTATCTGTTCACTTAGTAGCAGGAATCTGGGGAACAATTGCCGTTGGTATTTTTAACCCTGATGTTACGATTTTAGCTCAAATCAAAGGTGTTGTTGTAATCGGAGCATTTGTATTCATCACATCTTTTATCGTATGGAAAATTTTAGATGTAATTATGGGATTAAGAGTAGATGAAGAGACTGAAATTACTGGACTTGATATCCACGAAACTGGATTAGAGTGTTACCCAGAGTTCAAAAAAGCTTAA
- a CDS encoding transcriptional regulator, with translation MENYIAISKNSKEILNSAHLLQSVQVNALISGEPGVGKKSLSQYIVPKAPIFKAKNLQQDISDNIINLQNCSVIIDKIENITNVDLFINWVNENGIRVIATTLKDELNSKLSELFSITIELPPLKEREEDVKALTQKFSKEASITLDLDQIIPSKLMINISNNAHSLRKSIYFSYLFETIGEDEILMFMENYMYANMQGENSYKDFLYLLEVPILKAANKKYKSQVQMAKHLGLNRITLRKKLDIHKEYLND, from the coding sequence ATGGAAAACTATATAGCAATATCTAAAAACTCAAAAGAGATTTTAAATTCAGCTCATCTTTTACAAAGTGTACAGGTTAATGCTTTAATTTCGGGAGAACCGGGTGTCGGGAAAAAATCTCTTTCTCAATATATAGTGCCCAAAGCGCCTATATTTAAAGCAAAAAATCTGCAACAGGATATAAGTGATAATATAATCAATCTCCAAAATTGTTCTGTAATTATAGATAAAATTGAAAATATCACAAATGTTGATCTGTTTATAAACTGGGTAAACGAGAATGGAATTAGAGTTATTGCTACTACATTAAAAGATGAATTAAACAGTAAACTTTCAGAACTTTTTTCAATAACAATAGAACTTCCTCCTTTAAAAGAGAGAGAAGAGGATGTAAAAGCTTTAACGCAAAAGTTTTCAAAAGAGGCTAGTATTACGCTGGATTTGGATCAGATTATTCCTTCAAAATTGATGATTAATATCTCAAACAATGCCCATAGTCTTAGAAAATCTATCTACTTTTCATATCTGTTTGAAACAATCGGGGAAGATGAAATTTTAATGTTTATGGAAAACTATATGTACGCAAATATGCAAGGTGAGAATTCTTATAAAGATTTTTTATATCTTTTAGAAGTCCCTATTTTAAAAGCTGCAAACAAAAAATATAAATCTCAAGTTCAAATGGCAAAACATTTGGGACTTAATAGAATTACTCTTAGAAAAAAACTTGATATTCATAAGGAATATTTGAATGACTGA